DNA from Misgurnus anguillicaudatus chromosome 13, ASM2758022v2, whole genome shotgun sequence:
aatattaaataaacaaatgaataagGTGTGAGGTATACGTGTAATATACAAATAACAGATATTACAGTCTTCCAAAGCTTTCTGAGAAGTTTTGCACATGCAGATTCTGTGCAAATATGGTGCACTCACCTCCAACCACAACCGGGCCAAGTGCACGCAAACGGTTTCTCGCCTGTGTGTCTTCTCAAGTGGGCCTTTAGGTGGCTGCTCTTGGTGTACATCTTGGCACAGCCAGGGAAAGTGCACTTGTGCATTTTAATAAGATCAGCTACCGAGCTTTTCTGGAATTTGTGACCACCGACAACGAGCCCCCCGCCTTGGCCGTCTCCCATTCCATTCTCCCCTAGACCAGCAGGCTTGGCAGCAATGGGCACAGGGGCGATACGGACAAATTTTGAGGAGGGGCTGTTAAGGCTGGCTGTTGGGATCATTTGTGGAACCAAGGCGAAGGTTTGACCCTGGATGTTCACTAGGAGCTGGGTTACTTTGATGTCCGAGGCAGGCTGCGGTGCAGTTTTAGGGTTCGGTTCCTGCTTAACCTGAATGGGCTGGAGCTGTAGGATCACGGGCATGCCGGGATTCTCCATCACCACGACCTTCCCCGCCGAATCCTCCTTTCTTTGAGGATTCGTGGAGGCTCCTACTGAGGATTGTGCACTTTTGGGCTCGGAGTTGGCTGTGATTATGTCACTTGAGACAGGCACCGTTTGGTCTGAGCTTTGGGGCCAAGGTTCAGATGCAATTCCTTGGATGTTAGCACTGGTCATGAGACCCTCACCGGCTTCTTCCTTCAAAGCCATCACTTCCATATTCTCTTCCAAGAACTCCTCGATTTCCTCAAGGGTGGGCTGAAAGAGAAGCCCCGCATGGTCGTCCAGATCTCCGGGGAAAACGGGAAACTCGAAGCACTCCTCTTTGGTGGTGCGGTCCCGTCGCGACTCCCAAGACAGACCCATGGGAAGGACGGGAGGGACCATAGGAGACAGTGTGGTCAAGGAGTTTTGGCTCAAAGTAGACTGAGAGTGGAGGAAGTCGAGAAGGCCATCTTGACTTTCTCCACTCGAGTTGCTCCCGCAACTGGAGCCGAGAAGCTGAGACTCGGGGCTGGAGCAGGAACGCGGACTGGACGAGTCACTTAGGTTGTCCTCTGAGAACGGAGATGGAAGCATATGATACACGCCTTTGTCTGTCACCATATCCGAAGGGTTGCGGGTTGGCAGCGAAGTGTAAGAGAAAAAAGTATCTTCATCAAGCAGCAAGTGATCCACCATTCCTGGCAAATGATTCGGGTCTTCAAAAAAGTGACACAGAAACAAATTTAAGATTAGCAACAGATCGCACATTCAAAGTGCATTACAGTAATACAGTCTGTTTAACTGGAGTAATCTTGAGATCAGCTTTTAGTGTTTAATGATACTACTAAGTACAACCCTGATTTCAATGGCTCTCTTTTACTGTGCAAGAGTTCGGGGCTGAATGCAAACATTTTAGAAAGCGACCCCGCAGCAGATAACCATTAAGCTACCAACAAACCTTCCCTTGTGCATGCGTGAGACGCTGGGAACAATTTACTGTAATGGCTGTAGACGTCAAAAATACACTAAGGATGTGAGCGTGTCTTGCTGAAAGCTAAGCGTAGCAAGAAGACAAGATAGCACTGTGAGACCAAAACCATGTGTGATTGGAAACAGATGAAAATTGGAAACTCGAGCCAAAAAAGCTCATGAAATGACTTTGTCATGTGAAATGACTCATTGCTAAAACTACGATCGGTTATTTTGGGTTATTTGGTGCGAGGTAAAATtattgcataaatataaatgacttTCTCTCAGAAGTTTTCTTGCATTAGTCTGAAAGTCCAACTGCAAGGCTATCACCATACACGAAAGCAAAGTTGTTCATTTTTATGAACTGTAACCAACACACTTTAACaataaagatatatattttcatGAAAAAACAGCACTTCTTAGTAATAAAGAGAAATGATAAGTGCATGTGggaaataaattaaatacacTTTTGTAATTCATAATGTTGACATTGAATGGTTAAAAAGACAATAACCATTTGCTTGGAGTTTAACTGTTACTACAAATATTAACAGATGTCATTTACATCTTTTACTGACTTTTATGTGTAATtctattgaaatatttgaatTTAGTTAAATATTGGAAGACACACATTTTTTCTAATCCACCGTCAAAAACTTGTGATTGTATTTAATGTATCTACATGTAAATGTATCTTTTAGACACATACATTATTAAAGTGTGCATTTGTCagataaaaaaagtttatgaATCAGTAGGCTATTGAAAATGTTGATCTTTGATCTGTGAGGTGACTGTGGCGCCCCCTGTCTGCAGATGATTGACCGACAATAACCCTGACTTCAGTGTCAACACCAGCATGTGTCCACTGGAAACTCAGGAGACCACGAGACTCTTTAAATATCACTTTCATCTCCCgtggtttctttttttttcagttaaaaaaaataaaaaggctATTTCAATTTGCGTTCACGctgcaatataaatataaataaacaactgCAGCATATTTGTACATTTagaattttttattgtttttaatctacattattatttttttaataacatgtaatgtgtaaaaaaaaacattaaaaatgtaaaaaaattaaaaccttCAGAACACGTGACCGGTGTAAtatgtgcattttatattttcactaaTTTTTGCAAAATAATTATAGTTATAAAATAGTTATGATTGCATACTTTTGAAAAGTCCTATTTATCTATTTAAAtcaaactttacaaaaaaatatttattttacagtaactgccCCACGAGTCATCGCGAATGCTGCACGCGAATCTCCAAGCAGAAGTACGCGAAGCTTCAACTAAATCGTTGAAAAAGCATGCAAACTTACCCCTGTAATTCACTCGTGTTAATCCCTGATCTTTAAAGCTCTAATACGATCCGTTTGCCTTCTCTGGTCGTTATATTTGCCCTTGAGACAGCGTAGCTCTCATGGCAGCTCATACTCTCTCTCTGTAGTGTTACGCTGCTGTCACACGATCTCAGTCTATAAGTGTAGATGTGCTGAAGGCAGCTGAAGGCTCGTCTGCTCGACACGCTCTGATTGGTGGACCTGCAAACGGAGGCGGGGCTCTTCTCTTCTGACGTCATTGAACCTGCAGCCAGAACAGCTACAGAATCTCTTCTGTCAACAGACTCATTGGATGAGCTTTAAATTtccttctgaaaaaaaaaactatcagCTGTTTACCATTTAAACCATTACAAAATGACTTTAGGTAGTGTTCCAGTAGGATTTAAAGGTGTTCAGGTTTTCATCAGGCAGATAGCATCTCACTTAAAAAACCCAACACATTACCAGTACTACAGACCCACAGAGACCATTATACAGTTTCTAacccaggggtctccaaccattttgtaagcaagggctaccacaattgATAAAACAATGTGGAGGGCTTTTTGTaaatagtctactcaaaacttttttgttttactttaattttacttgttgatacgttttatcattgtttaaaatgttaaaggtcTCCTAACATAGTTTttttagcaatataaaaatggtctctggtatccccagaatgtgtctgtaaagttttagctcaaaatacaccacagatctttcattatacaatgttgaacatggccatttgtggctgcaatgaaaacgcactgttttgtgtgtttctttaaatgcaaatgcaaaACTTTGGACTTCATCAAAACATGTGTCTATGGCAGAAGGTTGAACTACGCACTCATAAGGTGGAGTCTGTGAGCCATGGGTGGGGCGTaattaatgtgacatcacactgaaaGGAATCCtcaacagcctgttttgtgtgactgttgtgtattacacaaaaaagaatagatggatttgtataattACATGATTATTAcaatgtttctgcacacacatTATTGACTCATTTCTGCTAGAaacaaaaaagtgcatttttttaggTTAGTGGGGCTTTAACATACACAAAAGAAGCTAAGCTTATATAAACACATCTAATaggctaaataaataatcaaatgGAATATGGAATTAATGTACTAAATAACTTCAAATATTCAATGCCATGCAGCTAAAGTGTTCAATATGTTCAAAATAATTGCATGCCCTGGTTTAACTTTTTACCATGCAGCTTAAAGAAACTAACCAAAGCAAAAaaatttagtgctgggcaaagattaatcgcgattaatcgaatacaaaataaaagagattttttgcataatatatgagtgtatgctgtgtgtaataattatgtatatataaataaatacacacacttatgtatgtatttaagaaacatttgcttgtgtttatatatttatttatatttttatatattctatatgatatataaataaataaaaaattataaataaataaaaaaaatctga
Protein-coding regions in this window:
- the klf15 gene encoding Krueppel-like factor 15 isoform X2, with the protein product MVDHLLLDEDTFFSYTSLPTRNPSDMVTDKGVYHMLPSPFSEDNLSDSSSPRSCSSPESQLLGSSCGSNSSGESQDGLLDFLHSQSTLSQNSLTTLSPMVPPVLPMGLSWESRRDRTTKEECFEFPVFPGDLDDHAGLLFQPTLEEIEEFLEENMEVMALKEEAGEGLMTSANIQGIASEPWPQSSDQTVPVSSDIITANSEPKSAQSSVGASTNPQRKEDSAGKVVVMENPGMPVILQLQPIQVKQEPNPKTAPQPASDIKVTQLLVNIQGQTFALVPQMIPTASLNSPSSKFVRIAPVPIAAKPAGLGENGMGDGQGGGLVVGGHKFQKSSVADLIKMHKCTFPGCAKMYTKSSHLKAHLRRHTGEKPFACTWPGCGWRTELFSPTFLPF
- the klf15 gene encoding Krueppel-like factor 15 isoform X1, giving the protein MVDHLLLDEDTFFSYTSLPTRNPSDMVTDKGVYHMLPSPFSEDNLSDSSSPRSCSSPESQLLGSSCGSNSSGESQDGLLDFLHSQSTLSQNSLTTLSPMVPPVLPMGLSWESRRDRTTKEECFEFPVFPGDLDDHAGLLFQPTLEEIEEFLEENMEVMALKEEAGEGLMTSANIQGIASEPWPQSSDQTVPVSSDIITANSEPKSAQSSVGASTNPQRKEDSAGKVVVMENPGMPVILQLQPIQVKQEPNPKTAPQPASDIKVTQLLVNIQGQTFALVPQMIPTASLNSPSSKFVRIAPVPIAAKPAGLGENGMGDGQGGGLVVGGHKFQKSSVADLIKMHKCTFPGCAKMYTKSSHLKAHLRRHTGEKPFACTWPGCGWRFSRSDELSRHRRSHSGVKPYQCPVCEKKFARSDHLSKHIKVHRFPRSNRTARTTH